From Scylla paramamosain isolate STU-SP2022 chromosome 18, ASM3559412v1, whole genome shotgun sequence, one genomic window encodes:
- the LOC135109382 gene encoding LOW QUALITY PROTEIN: selenoprotein F-like (The sequence of the model RefSeq protein was modified relative to this genomic sequence to represent the inferred CDS: substituted 1 base at 1 genomic stop codon) — translation MSLVESITPDLSASECLALGLNRDNLMCSSCDTLKEFNLEVLEPNCRHCCTVDDVNAVPSKYPRAQLEVCGXRLGAFPQVQAFVKSDRPAAFPNLTIKYVRGADPVIKLMDEDGDVMETLAIDKWNTDSVEEFLNTYLLPPSDSSDRKFNEV, via the exons ATGTCCCTCGTTGAGTCCATCACACCAGATCTGAGTGCCAGTGAGTGTCTGGCCTTGGGTTTGAATCGGGACAACCTAATGTGCTCCTCTTGTGACACCCTCAAGGAGTTCAATCTGGAAGTGTTGGA GCCCAACTGCCGCCATTGCTGTACTGTGGATGATGTTAATGCCGTGCCAAGCAAGTACCCACGAGCACAGCTTGAAGTGTGTGGGTGACGACTGGGGGCCTTCCCGCAGGTTCAGG CATTCGTCAAGAGTGACCGACCTGCGGCCTTCCCAAACCTCACCATCAA GTATGTGAGGGGTGCTGATCCCGTCATTAAGCTGATGGACGAGGATGGTGATGTGATGGAGACTCTCGCCATTGACAAGTGGAACACCGACTCAGTGGAGGAGTTCCTCAACACCTACCTACTCCCTCCTTCTGACTCCTCAGACCGAAAGTTTAATGAGGTGTAG
- the LOC135109381 gene encoding uncharacterized protein LOC135109381: MKKWQRAELPKAVIPGVGGQCLEAESSGTEGAEDSRIAGGVHQQPTTTSTTSTAMAGTKVTAATTTSGCRLGKGQQQQQQKHQQEGDFGISQHTTMRPGKRRHQASVSPVTARSESKSPRAKQRPAPNRQSPPTVTAAPISIAASTTITASRARSDSCSGSVSPSQLAVPRVSAEPPCPSKLPMPPMHWVAAEEKDTAQRQHCRAVTESLLCHLTTKGILVTA, encoded by the exons ATGAAGAAGTGGCAGCGAGCAGAACTCCCCAAGGCAGTGATTCCTGGCGTGGGTGGCCAGTGTTTGGAAGCAGAGAGCAGCGGGACGGAAGGAGCAGAAGACAGCAGGATCGCAGGAGGCGTCCACCAGCAgcctaccaccacctctacaaCCAGCACCGCCATGGCAGGGACAAAGGTCACTGCAGCCACCACTACCTCGGGCTGTCGATTGGGCaaggggcagcagcagcagcagcagaagcaccaGCAGGAGGGGGACTTTGGCATCTCTCAGCAT ACAACCATGCGACCAGGCAAGCGCAGACACCAAGCTTCTGTGTCTCCAGTAACTGCACGGAGTGAGAGCAAATCCCCGAGAGCTAAACAACGACCAGCTCCAAACCGACAGAGTCCACCAACTGTCACCGCTGCTCCTATAAGTATTGCTGCTAGTACCACCATAACAGCTAGCAGGGCACGGTCTGATTCCTGTAGTGGCTCTGTTAGTCCATCCCAGCTTGCAGTGCCTCGTGTGTCAGCAGAACCACCCTGCCCATCCAAGCTGCCCATGCCACCCATGCACTGGGTGGCTGCAGAGGAGAAAGATACTGCCCAGAGGCAACATTGCCGTGCTGTTACAGAGTCCCTACTCTGTCACCTGACCACCAAGGGCATATTGGTAACAGCTTAG